One Methylomonas sp. LL1 DNA window includes the following coding sequences:
- a CDS encoding DUF1269 domain-containing protein, whose protein sequence is MTKAVFCIAQNTDQGESIVNDLIAAGFSNNDISVLFPDKSSTQDFAHEKHTKAPEGAAIGGSVGLGTGGVLGLLAGIGALAIPGVGPFIAAGPIMGALSGAAVGATAGSLTGGLIGLGIPEYEAKRYEGKITGGNALISVHTTSSEGVDKAKKIFEAAHAEDISSTGESSV, encoded by the coding sequence ATGACTAAAGCAGTTTTCTGTATCGCCCAAAATACCGATCAGGGAGAGAGTATTGTTAATGACCTGATTGCCGCAGGTTTTTCAAATAATGATATATCGGTGCTGTTTCCCGACAAATCCAGCACCCAAGATTTTGCGCATGAAAAGCACACCAAGGCACCGGAAGGAGCGGCGATTGGTGGGTCAGTGGGTTTAGGTACTGGCGGTGTACTCGGATTGTTAGCCGGGATTGGTGCGCTGGCTATTCCAGGCGTGGGTCCCTTTATCGCCGCAGGACCCATTATGGGCGCCTTGAGCGGAGCAGCAGTAGGTGCTACCGCTGGAAGTTTGACGGGCGGTTTAATCGGACTGGGTATTCCGGAGTACGAAGCCAAACGCTATGAAGGAAAAATCACCGGAGGCAATGCTTTGATTTCTGTCCATACGACAAGCAGCGAAGGGGTTGATAAAGCAAAAAAAATCTTTGAGGCCGCCCATGCCGAGGATATTTCCTCGACGGGAGAATCGTCAGTTTAA
- a CDS encoding DUF2383 domain-containing protein, whose amino-acid sequence MHTIDTLNKFLKDELSATETYQQVQDKLAEDAALGESKDLRPIYEDHKEAVSSLQTLISQLGGTPCEDSGAWGTWAQIVQGGANLLGKEVALKSLQSGEKSGAEAYEEALQETELPLEIRSLIETQLLPAQQAHIRALDRLLATETD is encoded by the coding sequence ATGCATACCATAGACACACTCAACAAATTTCTAAAAGACGAATTATCTGCAACGGAAACCTATCAACAGGTGCAGGACAAACTTGCCGAAGATGCCGCATTGGGCGAATCGAAGGATCTTAGGCCCATTTATGAGGATCATAAAGAGGCCGTTTCCAGTTTACAGACGCTCATCAGTCAACTGGGAGGAACTCCCTGCGAGGATTCAGGAGCTTGGGGCACTTGGGCGCAAATAGTCCAGGGAGGCGCTAATCTGCTGGGTAAAGAGGTGGCACTCAAGTCTTTACAGAGCGGCGAAAAAAGTGGCGCAGAAGCATATGAGGAAGCGTTGCAGGAGACTGAACTGCCTTTAGAGATTCGCTCTTTGATTGAAACGCAGTTGCTGCCTGCTCAACAAGCTCATATTCGTGCTTTGGATCGGCTTTTGGCCACCGAAACTGATTAG
- a CDS encoding DUF2892 domain-containing protein, with the protein MSLFHAEDSTRSSLDRVRSSTASDVNEEIDLQTDINTQHYKGKCKAEILERIQMLDKEWDIERVLEVNASTLALSGLILGLIKNRKWLFLPGIVLPFLLQHGIQGWCPPLPLLRRFGIRTRGEIDREKYALKVLLEKN; encoded by the coding sequence ATGTCACTATTTCATGCTGAAGATTCAACAAGATCAAGCCTGGATCGCGTTCGTAGCTCCACCGCTTCCGATGTCAACGAAGAAATAGATCTTCAAACAGATATCAATACTCAACATTATAAGGGCAAATGCAAGGCAGAAATTCTTGAGCGTATTCAAATGCTGGATAAGGAATGGGATATAGAACGAGTGCTTGAAGTCAATGCCTCTACTTTAGCTCTATCCGGTCTGATTCTCGGTTTAATCAAAAATCGAAAATGGTTATTTCTGCCCGGCATTGTTTTGCCGTTTCTGTTGCAGCATGGCATACAAGGATGGTGTCCTCCCTTACCCCTCTTGCGCCGGTTTGGTATCCGTACCCGGGGAGAAATCGACCGGGAAAAATACGCGCTTAAAGTCCTGTTAGAGAAAAACTGA
- a CDS encoding DUF502 domain-containing protein → MKPISKIFFKGLIAIIPLTFTLYLLIWFAGTAELALGNIFKFFFPDSWYIKGLGFVLGLPLVFFFGAFLESRTLRSLFNNLEELVIQIPVVKSVYTTIRDFSSLFSSKNKGKFKQVVLINVPPGNGQQIGFVTVSDFEEVLHTFIADDQIAVYLPFSYQMGGNTVIMSRGNVTEIDMSVEDALRFIATAGVVGNVNDDKYR, encoded by the coding sequence ATGAAACCGATTAGTAAAATTTTTTTCAAAGGGTTAATCGCTATTATTCCCCTTACATTCACTCTTTATTTGCTTATCTGGTTTGCCGGTACTGCAGAATTGGCACTGGGGAATATATTCAAATTTTTCTTCCCTGACAGTTGGTATATAAAGGGCTTGGGGTTTGTGTTAGGTCTTCCTCTAGTGTTTTTTTTCGGGGCTTTCCTAGAATCTCGAACGTTACGAAGCCTGTTCAATAACTTGGAAGAACTTGTTATCCAAATTCCTGTTGTTAAAAGCGTTTATACAACAATACGCGATTTCAGTTCTCTTTTTTCCAGTAAAAACAAAGGAAAATTTAAACAGGTAGTTCTAATTAATGTACCTCCCGGCAATGGTCAACAAATAGGTTTTGTCACCGTTTCAGACTTTGAAGAAGTTTTACATACTTTTATTGCCGATGACCAGATTGCCGTATATTTGCCATTCAGTTATCAGATGGGGGGCAACACCGTCATTATGTCACGGGGAAATGTAACAGAAATAGATATGTCTGTTGAGGATGCTCTACGTTTTATCGCAACAGCGGGAGTTGTTGGCAATGTCAATGATGACAAATATAGATGA